One Paramisgurnus dabryanus chromosome 9, PD_genome_1.1, whole genome shotgun sequence DNA segment encodes these proteins:
- the bcl2l10 gene encoding bcl-2-like protein 10 translates to MSCWLREETLKLAEDYLRFCSGNQQTPPSESAQAMRYLAKELEQQHRNKFRSLSLEFLDTCGSDPSKCLQSVMRELVGDGKLNWGRVVSIFTFTGVLANELLSRGEDSGCSVRLAETIADYLGVEKQDWLMENGGWEGFCRFFHNARQLNQESSMKTALFAAAGVGLAGLTFLLVR, encoded by the exons atgtcctgttggTTGAGGGAAGAGACTTTAAAGCTGGCAGAAGATTATCTCAGATTCTGCAGTGGGAACCAACAGACGCCTCCCAGCGAGTCAGCACAAGCCATGAGATACCTGGCCAAAGAGttggagcagcaacacagaaaCAAATTCCGGTCGCTCTCCCTGGAATTCCTGGACACCTGCGGATCAGATCCCAGCAAGTGTTTGCAAAGCGTGATGAGGGAACTGGTAGGAGATGGCAAACTTAACTGGGGAAGGGTGGTCTCCATCTTTACTTTCACTGGAGTGCTGGCCAATGAGCTTTTGTCCAGAGGAGAGGATTCGGGATGCTCCGTGAGACTGGCCGAAACCATAGCTGACTACCTGGGAGTGGAAAAACAGGACTGGTTGATGGAAAATGGAGGCTGG gaggGTTTCTGCAGGTTTTTTCACAACGCCAGACAGCTGAACCAAGAGTCCTCAATGAAGACCGCACTGTTCGCCGCAGCAGGAGTGGGTTTAGCCGGTTTAACGTTTCTCTTAGTCCGCTGA